A genomic region of Metopolophium dirhodum isolate CAU chromosome 1, ASM1992520v1, whole genome shotgun sequence contains the following coding sequences:
- the LOC132936627 gene encoding zinc finger MYM-type protein 1-like isoform X1, which produces MFSIFNKNKTNSRVTTKNPTLTNDQLLDEDNIDDPINPSINKINVVEHNCNDLGNIETGPIRPILTAYPKTKFGSQFRSFSSEYFNTYKWLEYSIMCDATFCYACRMFGNKNMEDTWTTIGFNTWHKLSERLKKHNTSKSHLTFVSKLALSILAKKSGSVLSQLSAVHQEEIKQNRNYICHIIDIVLYLSKQGMAFRGHCEKTTSLNQGNFKELCNMYVKSVPGFQNMHNRHVNYTSWKIQDEIIQLCADEVNEIIVNEVSSVGFFALMCDEASKNLIWAIQVISKTKIDK; this is translated from the exons atgtttagtatttttaataaaaataaaacaaattctcGTGTCACCACTAAAAATCCTACTTTGACGAATGACCAACTTctagatgaagataatattgaTGATCCCATTAATCCAtcgatcaataaaataaatgtagttgaACACAACTGCAATGATTTGGGAAACATAGAAACTGGACCTATACGCCCCATACTAACA gcatatccaaaaacaaaatttggttCTCAGTTTAGGTCATTCAGCAGtgaatatttcaatacatataAGTGGCTTGAATACAGTATTATGTGCGATGCAACATTTTGTTATGCTTGTCGGAtgtttggtaataaaaatatggaaGATACTTGGACAACAATAGGATTTAATACCTGGCATAaa ctTTCAGAAAGATTGAAGAAACATAATACTTCTAAGAGCCATTTGACATTTGTTTCAAAACTGGCTCTTAGTATATTAGCTAAAAAGTCTGGAAGTGTACTATCACAACTGTCTGCTGTACATCAAGAAGAAATTAAGCAAAATCGAAACTATATCTGccatattatagatatagttttatacctCAGTAAACAAGGAATGGCATTTCGAGGCCATTGTGAAAAAACTACTTCACTTAATcaag gTAATTTCAAAGAGTTATGCAACATGTATGTAAAATCAGTACCTGGATTTCAAAATATGCATAACCGGCATGTTAATTATACTAGTTGGAAAATCCAggatgaaattattcaattatgcgCCGATGAagttaatgaaattattgtaaatgagGTTTCTTCTGTTGGATTTTTTGCTCTGATGTGTGATGAAGCAAG taaaaacttaatatgGGCAATACAGGTGATCTCAAAGACTAAGATTGATAAGTAA
- the LOC132948767 gene encoding uncharacterized protein LOC132948767, producing the protein MCPSKTIKCKIVIGKKYMVKWVNKKSYLAKVLKKGNKENIQRFLAGKSINHMIDEPIVHSSHSLDLKSGKIDAIKNREMFTLDHSMDKPSKHTSQAVEQNDFSKIDASTNFEMINLEQSKDKPIMHSSQVVEQNDLSKIDSTKNSDIFDLIFGIMDEATMHPSQAVENNNLSKTDAPTIYETFNLEHSMDKPSMHTSQAVEHTGLSKVDAPTICETFNLEQSMDKPIVHSRQAVDQNDLNKIDAPENCEIFDLLFHNMDEPIVRSSQAVEQNDFSIIDASTNFEMINLEQSMDKPSMHTSQAVEQNIIGTIVTSNNTEDFVGSESSTSSDCFNSPEYTPYANDKMNLDFETSDSDDLDTVLSPPCSPVNTNINIVNTVAVHQIELDVQRARKCSYNYKKNVKDKRVYCIFCENLQTNFPRHVERKHALETEVRSFILLPKKSKERLRQLELLKNKGNFHYNKTILEKKKGSLIVGRRPTSSEKVAVNDYLPFTKRRNVQSQCAMLLQDTDDFKQLTAEVFIHMKYDNISFTAQNDKLICAFGARLLKNHREQHLKTYISQRMRQISKLLLILRTLVPELKNLEDFLVPQYFKTIVNAAKEISGYNETENSYIHPSIALKLGHTILQCADIIECQSIIQGSSQDKINKIKNFVTVFQKEWKFSISSNACQDLSKKKFNKTINLPDAKDITVLHNYLLNQIKNVTHLVDEQKEINQETYKLFCKTLLTQIILLNRRRSGEVERIQITDYLNRDKKKMQEEILKSLTEVESKLSNSFIRFEIRGKRGRGVPVLLTPDMKKSLDLMLDMRASVHIFEQNKNLFAIPYTAVGVYRGSDCLRSAAIKCGAAQPQLLTSTKLRKHVATITQLLNLTTNDREQLANFMGHDLAIHNEYYRLPDNTLQLSRVSKILLAAESGKINELKGKTLDEFDDIIIPNDLNESSSDEKEDDEKEDDTIENSDLFENHVRMNISETENSITVVAKKSKKRGDYIKWTMAEINAIKRSLGKFIALRKIPQQHDCLLAIKNEPILKNRDWKKIKFQVETVKLY; encoded by the exons ATGTGTccttcaaaaacaataaaatgtaaaatagtgaTTGGCAAAAAATATATGGTGAAATGggttaataaaaaatcatatttagcTAAGGTGCTAAAAAAAGGAA ataaagaaaatatacaaaGGTTCTTAGCTGGTAAGAGCATAAACCATATGATAGATGAACCAATAGTGCATTCAA gccaTAGTTTAGATCTAAAAAGTGGGAAAATTGATGCAATAAAAAATCGTGAAATGTTTACCTTGGATCATTCAATGGATAAACCAAGCAAGCATACTA gcCAAGCTGTTGAGCAGAATGATTTTAGTAAAATAGATGCAtcaacaaattttgaaatgatTAACTTGGAACAGTCAAAGGATAAACCAATCATGCATTCTA gccAAGTTGTTGAGCAGAACGATTTAAGTAAAATTGATTCAACAAAAAATagtgatatttttgatttgataTTTGGTATTATGGATGAAGCAACCATGCATCCTA gcCAAGCTGTTGAgaacaataatttaagtaaaactGATGCACCAACAATTTATGAAACGTTTAACTTGGAACATTCAATGGATAAACCAAGCATGCATACTA gcCAAGCTGTTGAGCACACTGGTTTAAGTAAAGTAGATGCACCAACAATTTGTGAAACGTTTAACTTGGAACAGTCAATGGATAAACCAATTGTGCACTCTA gaCAAGCTGTTGatcaaaatgatttaaataaaatagatgcACCAGAAAATTGTGAGATTTTTGATTTGTTGTTTCACAATATGGATGAACCAATTGTGCGTTCTA gcCAAGCTGTTGAGCAGAATGATTTTAGTATAATAGATGCAtcaacaaattttgaaatgatTAACTTGGAACAGTCAATGGATAAACCAAGCATGCATACTA gcCAGGCTGTCGAACAGAATATTATTGGTACAATTGTTACATCCAACAATACTGAAGATTTTGTGGGGTCAGAATCATCAACATCTTCTGATTGTTTCAATAGTCCAGAATATACACCATATGCAAATGATAAAATGAACTTGGATTTTGAAACAAGTGATTCAGATGATTTAGATACAGTACTTTCACCTCCTTGTTCACCagtaaatacaaacataaatatagtCAATACGGTAGCTGTTCATCAAATAGAATTAGATGTCCAAAGAGCTAGAAAATGttcttataactataaaaaaaatgttaaagataaGAGAGTATACTGTATTTTTTGTGAAAATCTACAAACCAATTTTCCACGTCATGTTGAACGCAAGCATGCACTAGAAACTGAAGTTAgatcttttatattattgccGAAAAAATCAAAAGAGCGCTTAAGACAATTAGAACTTCTGAAAAATAAAGGAAACTTTCACTATAATAAAAcgatattagaaaaaaaaaagggttCACTTATAGTTGGTAGACGACCTACATCTTCTGAAAAAGTGGCTGTCAATGACTATTTACCGT TTACAAAAAGAAGAAATGTACAGTCTCAATGCGCTATGCTGTTACAAGATACAGATGATTTCAAGCAATTAACTGCTGAAGTTTTTATTCATAtgaaatatgacaatatatCTTTTACAGCTCAAAACGATAAACTGATATGTGCATTTGGAGCTAGATTACTAAAAAATCATCGTGAACAACACCTAAAAACGTATATATCACAACGCATGAGACAAATCAGtaaacttttattgatattaagaaCATTAGTTCCAGAACTAAAAAACTTAGAAGATTTTTTAGTAccccaatattttaaaacaattgtcAATGCTGCAAAAGAAATAAGTGGTTACAATGAAACTGAAAACTCTTACATTCACCCATCTATAGCTCTGAAATTAGGACATACAATTCTGCAATGTGCCGATATCATAGAATGCCAATCAATTATTCAAGGCTCTTctcaagataaaataaataaaataaaaaattttgttacAGTATTTCAAAAAGAatggaaattttcaatttcatctaACGCCTGTCAGGacctttcaaaaaaaaaattcaataaaactataaacctCCCAGATGCTAAAGATATTACAGTACTACACAATTATTtgttaaaccaaataaaaaatgtaactcatCTCGTTGATGAACAAAAAGAAATTAACCAAGagacatataaattattttgtaaaactttATTAACCCAAATAATACTACTAAACAGACGAAGATCAGGTGAAGTAGAAAGAATACAAATAACAGATTATTTAaatagagacaaaaaaaaaatgcaggaagaaattttgaaatctCTCACTGAAGTTGAGTCAAAACTATCTAATAGTTTTATAAGGTTTGAAATAAGAGGTAAAAGAGGCAGAGGAGTACCTGTTTTGTTAACTCCAGACATGAAAAAATCTTTGGATTTAATGTTGGATATGAGAGCTtctgtacatatttttgaacaaaataaaaatctttttgcTATACCATACACTGCTGTAGGAGTGTATAGGGGGTCAGATTGCCTGAGAAGTGCAGCTATTAAATGTGGAGCAGCTCAACCACAATTATTAACTTCCACAAAACTAAGAAAACATGTTGCGacaataacacaattattaaatctaacaACTAATGATCGTGAACAATTGGCTAATTTTATGGGTCATGACTTGGCAATTCACAATGAGTATTATAGACTTCCGGACAATACTTTGCAACTTAGCCGTGTCAGTAAAATATTGCTTGCTGCAGAATCAGGTAAAATTAACGAACTCAAGGGAAAAACACTAGACGAATTTGATGACATTATAATTCCAAATGATTTAAATGAAAGTTCATCAGATGAAAAAGAAGATGATGAAAAAGAAGATGATACAATTGAAAATA GTGACTTGTTTGAAAACCATGTTCGAATGAACATCAGTGAGACAGAAAACTCAATCACAGTAGTTgctaaaaaatccaaaaaaagaGGGGATTATATAAAATGGACCATGGCTGAAATAAATGCAATCAAACGATCACTTGGAAAATTTATTGCACTCCGAAAAATTCCTCAACAGCACGATTGCTTACTAGCAATTAAAAATGAGCCTATTCTCAAAAACAGAGATTGgaagaaaatcaaatttcaagtg GAAACAGTgaagttatattaa
- the LOC132936627 gene encoding zinc finger MYM-type protein 1-like isoform X2 translates to MFSIFNKNKTNSRVTTKNPTLTNDQLLDEDNIDDPINPSINKINVVEHNCNDLGNIETGPIRPILTAYPKTKFGSQFRSFSSEYFNTYKWLEYSIMCDATFCYACRMFGNKNMEDTWTTIGFNTWHKLSERLKKHNTSKSHLTFVSKLALSILAKKSGSVLSQLSAVHQEEIKQNRNYICHIIDIVLYLSKQGMAFRGHCEKTTSLNQGNFKELCNMYVKSVPGFQNMHNRHVNYTSWKIQDEIIQLCADEVNEIIVNEVSSVGFFALMCDEAR, encoded by the exons atgtttagtatttttaataaaaataaaacaaattctcGTGTCACCACTAAAAATCCTACTTTGACGAATGACCAACTTctagatgaagataatattgaTGATCCCATTAATCCAtcgatcaataaaataaatgtagttgaACACAACTGCAATGATTTGGGAAACATAGAAACTGGACCTATACGCCCCATACTAACA gcatatccaaaaacaaaatttggttCTCAGTTTAGGTCATTCAGCAGtgaatatttcaatacatataAGTGGCTTGAATACAGTATTATGTGCGATGCAACATTTTGTTATGCTTGTCGGAtgtttggtaataaaaatatggaaGATACTTGGACAACAATAGGATTTAATACCTGGCATAaa ctTTCAGAAAGATTGAAGAAACATAATACTTCTAAGAGCCATTTGACATTTGTTTCAAAACTGGCTCTTAGTATATTAGCTAAAAAGTCTGGAAGTGTACTATCACAACTGTCTGCTGTACATCAAGAAGAAATTAAGCAAAATCGAAACTATATCTGccatattatagatatagttttatacctCAGTAAACAAGGAATGGCATTTCGAGGCCATTGTGAAAAAACTACTTCACTTAATcaag gTAATTTCAAAGAGTTATGCAACATGTATGTAAAATCAGTACCTGGATTTCAAAATATGCATAACCGGCATGTTAATTATACTAGTTGGAAAATCCAggatgaaattattcaattatgcgCCGATGAagttaatgaaattattgtaaatgagGTTTCTTCTGTTGGATTTTTTGCTCTGATGTGTGATGAAGCAAG GTGA